In a genomic window of Deltaproteobacteria bacterium:
- a CDS encoding peptidoglycan-binding protein — MSAAEAMQALLMAWGYDKPIGAELDPDRYSDAVRAIAPLNVLSLRGGLQMLTSLDLPAVLEFESRPGERRYVALLGLDDAGTAQLQIAGEAVALPLAELERSWTGRTFYLWTNFESVPVLLPGMKGRPIRWLQARLAELGYLEPGDASEEFDELTSSALRVFQRTHGLEPSDQLGPETLVALYQSLDYTTPRLRELEEAR; from the coding sequence GTGAGCGCCGCGGAGGCGATGCAGGCGCTGCTCATGGCCTGGGGCTACGACAAGCCGATCGGCGCCGAGCTCGATCCCGATCGCTATTCCGACGCCGTGCGCGCGATTGCGCCGCTGAACGTGCTCTCGCTGCGCGGAGGTCTCCAGATGCTGACCAGCCTGGATCTTCCCGCCGTGCTCGAGTTCGAGTCGCGCCCCGGCGAGCGCCGCTACGTCGCGCTGCTCGGCCTGGACGACGCGGGCACGGCGCAGCTGCAGATCGCCGGCGAGGCGGTCGCGCTGCCGCTGGCCGAGCTCGAGCGAAGCTGGACCGGTCGCACGTTCTATCTCTGGACCAACTTCGAGTCGGTGCCCGTGCTTCTGCCCGGAATGAAAGGCCGCCCGATCCGCTGGCTGCAGGCCAGGCTCGCCGAGCTCGGATACTTGGAGCCCGGGGATGCGAGCGAGGAGTTCGACGAGCTCACCTCGAGCGCCCTGCGCGTGTTCCAGCGCACGCACGGCTTGGAGCCCAGCGATCAGCTCGGTCCCGAGACGCTGGTCGCTCTGTACCAGTCGCTCGACTACACCACTCCGCGGCTGCGCGAGCTCGAGGAAGCGCGGTGA